In Sardina pilchardus chromosome 10, fSarPil1.1, whole genome shotgun sequence, one genomic interval encodes:
- the LOC134094082 gene encoding nuclear factor 7, brain-like yields METNSQIMMRFLRCHICSNTLEDPVSLNCNHSFCQSCLNQYLNQAECRDCAVCRRELPKETPGINVSLKELADAFAGRPQLDKTKKQDVVCRKHPKKPTWFCVDEGVTWCEECQHPLQHAGHKLKRVKEAVEKVKTKLHCSLEVMEAQLDECIYADEVYKDLVKHMASQRAATETRIREEFEHLHQLLREEEEARLTAVREEEEEKRKMIDRELDIIQGQMLALENSIQQVEKDLKQDGLSFLKDYKRTVSRAQCLLKDPQVRSGVLIDEVRHLGNLKYEVCNKLQEKMQYTPVLLDPNTAAGWVALSEDLTSVRYMTPKQDLPDNPERFMEHAIVLGSEGFTSGTHRWEVDVGDRVKWVIGVARETVDRKEDCYLKPNFGLWSIWKHGDEYHATGKTLPVQSAPKRITVELDYEGGHVSFYDSSVMVLLFRYKGRFKEKMFPYFNTQVDTSESPLQLCPIKECHAEMSNIE; encoded by the exons ATGGAAACGAACTCGCAAATTATGATGCGCTTTCTGCGTTGTCACATTTGCTCCAATACTTTGGAGGACCCCGTGtctttaaactgcaatcacagCTTCTGCCAGAGCTGCCTCAATCAGTACTTAAACCAAGCCGAGTGTCGAGACTGCGCGGTGTGCAGGAGAGAACTTCCCAAAGAAACCCCTGGAATCAACGTCTCTCTCAAGGAGCTTGCAGATGCCTTTGCAGGAAGACCACAACTTGATAAAACCAAAAAACAAGATGTCGTGTGCCGCAAACATCCCAAGAAACCGACGTGGTTCTGCGTGGACGAGGGCGTTACATGGTGTGAAGAGTGTCAACATCCACTTCAGCACGCTGGACACAAGCTGAAACGTGTGAAAGAGGCGGTGGAGAAAGTGAAG acaaaattgCACTGCAGTCTTGAGGTGATGGAGGCCCAGCTTGACGAGTGTATCTATGCAGATGAAGTGTACAAGGACTTGGTGAAGCATATGGCG AGCCAGAGAGCGGCCACTGAGACAAGGATACGAGAGGAGTTTGAGCATCTTCATCAGTtgctgagagaggaagaggaggccagACTCACAGccgtgagggaggaagaggaggagaagaggaagatgattgATCGAGAGCTGGACATCATTCAGGGCCAGATGTTGGCTCTAGAGAATTCCATACAACAAGTGGAAAAGGACTTAAAACAGGACGGTCTGTCATTTCTGAAA GATTATAAACGCACAGTAAGCAG AGCCCAGTGCCTCCTGAAGGACCCCCAGGTGCGCTCAGGTGTGCTGATCGATGAGGTCAGACACCTGGGCAACCTCAAGTACGAAGTCTGCAACAAGCTGCAGGAGAAaatgcagtaca CTCCTGTTCTGCTGGACCCCAACACGGCGGCGGGCTGGGTGGCGCTGTCCGAAGACCTGACCAGCGTCAGATACATGACACCCAAGCAGGATCTGCCCGACAACCCGGAGCGCTTCATGGAACACGCCATCGTCCTGGGCTCCGAGGGCTTCACCTCGGGAACGCACCGCTGGGAGGTGGACGTTGGGGACCGGGTCAAGTGGGTCATCGGCGTTGCCCGGGAGACCGTCGACAGGAAGGAGGACTGCTACCTCAAGCCTAATTTCGGCCTGTGGTCCATCTGGAAGCACGGGGACGAGTACCATGCGACGGGCAAGACGCTTCCGGTTCAGAGCGCCCCCAAGAGGATCACCGTGGAACTGGACTACGAGGGCGGCCACGTGTCCTTCTACGACTCCAGCGTCATGGTCCTCCTGTTCCGATACAAGGGCCGCTTCAAGGAGAAGATGTTTCCTTATTTTAATACACAGGTGGACACCAGCGAGTCACCCTTACAGCTGTGTCCAATCAAGGAGTGCCACGCAGAAATGAGCAACATTGAATAG
- the LOC134093582 gene encoding UPF0741 protein SAR0599-like encodes MVLRAAAMKQKCLNELISNAEKRLVVSVPQESDGPAQEVSNTNKSGFTDGLQSLSPSSPKAEEVIGKHQALQGKSDTKFAKKMARLVAEATKKEEKIKAAEQKKRMQLEEKTRKQLEKLQKAELEKQRRKEAKEKKEAEKLERKRAKEERAKTRQRGCCFCCWR; translated from the exons ATGGTGCTCAGGGCTGCTGCCATGAAGCAAAAGTGCTTAAATGAGCTGATAAGCAATGCTGAAAAACGGCTGGTG GTATCTGTACCTCAGGAGTCAGATGGGCCTGCTCAGGAGGTTAGCAATACCAACAAGTCGGGCTTTACTGATGGACTCCAG tcTCTGAGCCCCAGCAGTCCAAAAGCTGAGGAGGTCATCGGTAAGCACCAGGCACTCCAGGGAAAGAGCGACACAAAGTTTGCGAAGAAGATGGCGCGTCTCGTGGCTGAGGCCaccaagaaggaggagaagatcaAAGCTGCGGAGCAGAAGAAGAGGatgcagctggaggagaagacaAGGAAACAGCTGGAGAAGCTACAGAAGGCTGAGCTGgagaagcagaggaggaaggaggcgaaggagaagaaagaagcaGAGAagctggagaggaagagagccaaGGAGGAGAGGGCCAAGACCAGACAGCGCGGATGTTGTTTCTGCTGCTGGAGATGA
- the LOC134094042 gene encoding E3 ubiquitin-protein ligase TRIM35-like: MAENVENEETNEDFEYFLSCQICLDTIVDPVSLECNHSFCIRCVCNFWDQDEQRHCPVCQMPAPKDTPEVNMTLKNLADTFTGRIKDNSSSATTEEGICRKHSVKSIRFCVTDNKLICEECEGVKEHMEHKVIRVKDKVGEIRHFIFGETMKMKQQLEECTDAEENYVIMTKHVKVQQYVVEQKIKDEFQQLHRFLREEEEARLAAAEEEAERNQRVIERELKIVRGQIHALTEAISYSQKTLTKDDISIYQASSQHKKRATNTLMSPHMMAGAVMDVAGHLGNLKFKVWRKMMGMVDYYPVILDPNTADGWLDVSEDMTTVSEIGSKRVVPDNPERFTKYIYILGSEGYSEGQHCWEVEVGDRKRWSLGVAYKSVERKGETYLEPKFGFWTLWMTEDCCTMGAVPCFLDNRPKKVRIELDCDEGHLSFYDATDDRPMFHIHTFRTEFTDTLYPFFSTETDEGEIPLQVCPFNVSADAAASENTAGTKQFNWGGGTVLAKEEPAEKNGKKPA, from the exons ATGGCGGAGAACGTGGAGAACGAGGAGACCAATGAGGATTTTGAGTATTTTCTGTCGTGCCAAATCTGCTTAGACACCATAGTGGATCCCGTGTCCTTGGAATGCAACCACAGCTTTtgtataaggtgtgtgtgtaatttctgGGACCAGGATGAGCAGAGGCACTGCCCAGTCTGTCAGATGCCAGCTCCCAAGGACACTCCGGAGGTCAATATGACCTTGAAGAACCTTGCCGACACGTTCACTGGGAGGATTAAAGACAACAGTAGTTCAGCGACAACTGAGGAAGGTATCTGTCGTAAACACTCTGTGAAATCAATAAGATTCTGTGTGACTGACAACAAGCTGATATGTGAAGAATGTGAGGGTGTGAAGGAGCACATGGAACACAAGGTCATTCGTGTCAAGGACAAGGTGGGGGAAATAAGG catttcatttttgggGAAACCATGAAAATGAAGCAACAGCTGGAGGAATGTACTGATGCTGAGGAGAACTACGTGATCATGACGAAGCATGTGAAG GTCCAGCAATACGTGGTTGAGCAGAAGATCAAGGACGAGTTTCAGCAGCTTCATCGGTtcctgagagaggaagaggaggccagGCTGGCCGCAGCAGAAGAGGAGGCCGAGAGGAACCAGAGGGTCAttgagagagagctgaagaTCGTGCGAGGACAGATCCACGCTCTGACTGAGGCCATCAGTTACTCGCAGAAGACCCTGACAAAAGATGATATTTCAATTTACCAG GCCAGCAGTCAGCACAAGAAACG AGCGACCAACACACTGATGAGCCCCCACATGATGGCTGGGGCCGTGATGGACGTCGCCGGACACCTAGGCAACCTAAAGTTTAAAGTCTGGAGGAAGATGATGGGGATGGTGGACTATT ATCCAGTGATCCTTGACCCCAACACAGCAGATGGCTGGCTCGATGTGTCTGAGGACATGACCACTGTGTCGGAGATAGGAAGCAAACGAGTTGTACCGGACAACCCCGAGCGCTTCACGAAATACATCTACATCCTGGGCTCCGAGGGCTACAGTGAGGGCCAGCACTgctgggaggtggaggtgggagacAGGAAGAGGTGGAGCCTGGGCGTGGCCTACAAGTCTGttgagaggaagggggagactTACCTGGAGCCCAAGTTCGGGTTCTGGACCCTCTGGATGACGGAGGACTGCTGCACTATGGGGGCGGTGCCCTGTTTTCTGGACAATAGACCCAAGAAGGTCAGAATCGAACTGGACTGTGACGAAGGACATCTGTCCTTCTACGATGCCACCGATGACCGGCCCATGTTCCATATTCACACGTTCAGAACAGAGTTCACCGACACGCTCTACCCCTTCTTCAGCACAGAGACAGATGAAGGTGAAATACCCCTCCAGGTTTGCCCATTCAATGTGTCTGCGGACGCTGCGGCCAGTGAGAACACGGCCGGCACCAAGCAATTCAACTGGGGGGGTGGAACTGTACTGGCTAAGGAGGAACCTGCTGAAAAAAAcggcaagaaaccagcttag